The following nucleotide sequence is from Zea mays cultivar B73 chromosome 1, Zm-B73-REFERENCE-NAM-5.0, whole genome shotgun sequence.
CTTCTGTTTGTAGGCCTACAAGTCACGAATACGAGACACTGCATCCCGACGAGTTCGCATATGTTATACAGAGATTTTTTTTCCATTTGCGGGGTTAAGGGAAGTTTTGGAGAGGGAGAAAAAAATACGGTGAAAGTGGATTGAAAAAGAGGATGTACTCTAATTTTTTTTCATTTCATGTATATGTTAGTTTTTTAAGGAAAGGGGGTTATTTTTATGAATCCGGTGGAGTTGCTCTAGAATTTAGTTTTTTCCCTATCTGTTGGATTCTGTCTCCAACAATTATATCTTTATGGACGTAAACAACAAGCATGTCTATCTTGAAGAGTGTTTTTATTCACTCTCTGAATTATTATTTAGAAAGTTATTTTTATTATAAGATGTTTATAACTTTACATTCTTCAATATTTTTCCTATATCTTGATTCAACTCTAGAGAAccatttttattttctgtttttattAGCGAGAAATCTAGAATAGTATATTTGGATAACTACTTTAAAACCCTGGTTAAATGTACTTTTTCCCAAAAAAATTTATTCATAACGATTAAGAAATACATAGAGAACTCTAATAGGCACCAGCTAAAGCAAATCCCGATAATCCTTACAGAAAAAACAATAAACTTTTTTCCAAATAAAAAAAACTAGCTGCTGTCGCCGATTTAAGTGAAAAGAAATCATCGTTAGTTGTCTACTAAAGCAAAACATTCTAAGAGGAATGATGATAGCTCGTGGCGTTCAGGTTGATAGAATCGATGATCCTTATGATCTGCTCCAGCGCGCTCTTGTCGCTGAGCATGCCGGAATGCGACACCTTGGGCAGCTCCACCACCTCGACGACCTGCGCCGGCGAGTCCGACCACGCCTTGATCGGGCCTATGAGGCTGGCCAGGTTCACCGTCCCGTCGCCGTCGCCATAGACCACCTTCTCGGGGGCCTCGTCGAAGCCGCGGTCGCCGTACACGAGGCTCTCCACCGTGTCGACGCCGGTGCCCACGAGGCACGTCAGGGGCACGCCGGGCTCCGGCAGGGCCTCGACGAGCGGCCGTATCCGCGCGCGGTACGGCTCCACGCCTTCCTCGAAGCCGATGTCCCGGAGGAACTGCGTCATGTTCTTGGCGGAGTAGGAGCGGTTGTGGGCCCGCGACAGCACCAGCGTGGTGTTGCCGAACACGCTGGGCGTCGGCAGCAGCCAGAGGTTGCTCTCGGCGGTCCGCTGCTCGTCGCGGATGAGGGACGGGTCGACGAAGGGCACCCCGAGCGTGTTGCCGGAGGCGAAGGTGAGCATCTCCTGCACGGAGCCGCCCCACGGCGTGGAGAGCGTGACGAGGCGCCGCACGTGCGCCGCGCGCCACTGCGGCGGGCTGCGCGCCAGCAGCTGCAGCGCGAAGAGGCCGCCCAGGCTGTGCGCCACCAGGATCGCGGGCCTCCCGCCGCTGGCCGCGCACGCCGACTCCACCAGCAGCCTGAGGCGCTGCAGGTACGCGCTGCCCACCTGCGACGGGTGCCCCGGCCCGGCCAGCCCGTACCGGAAGTCGTACGGCGCGCCGAACAGGTCGCGGCCTTCCTCGTAGCCGGCCTCCTCCAGCGTGCTCGCCAGAGTGTTCATGTACCCCGTGAGGAGCCTGCACGTAGCACGCGTCGATTGTTCGTCGTCAGGTCTCAGGTCACGTCATCGACCGATGACACTTGGAACTCACCGTAGCATATATAATAAGCTGAGCGAATGGAAATGGTTGCTTTGGGTACTTGAGATTGGGGTCGAGGTCCTCCGCGGAGGGTGGAGGTGGAGCCGAAGTCGGAGACCCTGGTCTCGACGCCGGGCGCGTTGCGGTAGTCGTCGGCGTCGGCGTCATAGGAGAGCGTCATCCGCTCGGCGAAGCACCTGGTGAGCGGCGCGACAAGCACGGAGGGGTCGAACCAGAGGCGGAACCAGCCACCGCGGCCGCGCACGAGTGGCCACACCCGGCACACCAGGCTGGACGGCTCGTAGCCCTCCGTCAGCCGCGCCTCCAGCTGGTTGCCGCCCGCTCCCGGGATCAGCACCACGGGGTGCCGCTGCAGCTGCTCCGCGGCGCCAGGCCTGGCGAccgccctcgccgccgacgacgaCACGCAGAAGGACGAACTCAGCGACAGCATAACCATCAGCGCGGCCACTGCTGGCACGCGGGCCAGCGAAAGGCGCCTCCCCACGTC
It contains:
- the LOC103643956 gene encoding LOW QUALITY PROTEIN: lecithin-cholesterol acyltransferase-like 1 (The sequence of the model RefSeq protein was modified relative to this genomic sequence to represent the inferred CDS: deleted 1 base in 1 codon), with protein sequence MDVGRRLSLARVPAVAALMVMLSLSSSFCVSSSAARAVARPGAAEQLQRHPVVLIPGAGGNQLEARLTEGYEPSSLVCRVWPLVRGRGGWFRLWFDPSVLVAPLTRCFAERMTLSYDADADDYRNAPGVETRVSDFGSTSTLRGDLDPNLKLLTGYMNTLASTLEEAGYEEGRDLFGAPYDFRYGLAGPGHPSQVGSAYLQRLRLLVESACAASGGRPAILVAHSLGGLFALQLLARSPPQWRAAHVRRLVTLSTPWGGSVQEMLTFASGNTLGVPFVDPSLIRDEQRTAESNLWLLPTPSVFGNTTLVLSRAHNRSYSAKNMTQFLRDIGFEEGVEPYRARIRPLVEALPEPGVPLTCLVGTGVDTVESLVYGDRGFDEAPEKVVYGDGDGTVNLASLIGPIKAWSDSPAQVVEVVELPKVSHSGMLSDKSALEQIIRIIDSINLNATSYHHSS